One Romboutsia sp. 13368 genomic window carries:
- the galU gene encoding UTP--glucose-1-phosphate uridylyltransferase GalU, whose amino-acid sequence MKKSVRKAIIPAAGLGTRFLPATKSQPKEMLPIVDKPTLQYIIEEAIDSGIEEILIVTGRSKKSIEDHFDRSVELELELEQKGKKEMLKMVQDISNMVNIHYIRQKEPKGLGHAIHCAKSFIGDEPFAVLLGDDIVDSETPCLKQLINAYDEYKTSVLGVQKVANEDTDKYGILDVKHIEDRVYKVKDMVEKPNVEDAPSNIAILGRYIITPEIFNILENQEPDKGGEIQLTDALKTLAKQEAIYAYNFEGRRYDVGDKLGFLEATIDFALKRDNLRDDLLDYMKNVINDIESK is encoded by the coding sequence ATGAAAAAGAGTGTAAGAAAAGCAATAATACCAGCAGCAGGACTGGGAACAAGATTTTTACCTGCAACAAAATCACAACCAAAAGAAATGCTTCCAATAGTTGATAAACCAACACTACAATACATAATAGAAGAAGCAATAGACTCAGGAATAGAAGAAATACTAATAGTAACAGGTCGTAGYAAAAAATCTATAGAAGATCACTTTGAYAGAAGTGTAGAACTAGAACTAGAGCTTGAGCAAAAAGGTAAAAAAGAAATGCTTAAAATGGTTCAAGACATATCAAACATGGTAAACATCCATTACATACGCCAAAAAGARCCAAAAGGACTTGGTCATGCAATACATTGTGCAAAAAGCTTTATAGGAGATGAGCCTTTTGCAGTACTTCTTGGAGATGATATAGTTGATAGTGAAACTCCATGCTTAAAACAACTTATAAATGCATATGATGAATATAAAACATCAGTACTTGGAGTACAAAAAGTAGCTAATGAAGATACTGACAAGTATGGAATACTTGATGTTAAACATATAGAAGATAGAGTATACAAAGTAAAAGATATGGTTGAAAAGCCAAATGTTGAAGATGCTCCATCAAATATAGCAATACTTGGAAGATATATAATAACTCCTGAAATATTTAATATATTAGAAAATCAAGAACCAGATAAAGGTGGAGAAATACAATTAACTGATGCTCTCAAAACTTTAGCTAAGCAAGAAGCAATATATGCATACAACTTTGAAGGAAGAAGATATGATGTAGGTGATAAATTAGGATTCTTAGAAGCTACTATAGACTTTGCTTTAAAGAGAGATAACCTAAGAGATGATTTATTAGACTATATGAAAAATGTTATAAACGATATAGAATCAAAGTAA